A region of Lycium barbarum isolate Lr01 chromosome 3, ASM1917538v2, whole genome shotgun sequence DNA encodes the following proteins:
- the LOC132633848 gene encoding uncharacterized protein LOC132633848, translating into MGSSSKIVKHEFIQPGALAAKGWGGKSLRVMGSLRVNAEQRTLIAKNKSCNTATSKLNMLAEKNFNVHPYFEAMEDNFPLYQEAEMTQDAQRSDRSGRGQSIRVTAEKRTPIGTNRSCTPATSNLNKPTKRSILVPPDFDPMENSLYQDAEVTLDVQRSDTSPFESHKANKVAAVTRDVQRSPFESQKAKKVAEVTRDVQRSETGILFSSV; encoded by the exons ATGGGATCATCTTCAAAGATTGTTAAGCATGAATTCATTCAACCTGGTGCCTTAGCAGCAAAGGGATGGGGAGGGAAAAGCTTAAGAGTAATGGGCTCTTTAAGAGTTAATGCCGAACAGAGGACTCTAATTGCCAAAAATAAGAGTTGTAATACAGCAACTTCTAAGTTGAATATGCTAGCTGAGAAAAATTTCAATGTGCACCCTTATTTTGAAGCAATGGAAGACAATTTCCCCCTCTATCAAGAAGCTGAAATGACTCAAGACGCTCAGAGAAGTGACAGAAGTGGTCGAGGACAAAGCATAAGAGTTACTGCTGAAAAGAGGACTCCGATTGGAACAAATAGAAGTTGTACTCCAGCAACTTCTAATCTAAATAAGCCAACAAAGAGAAGTATCCTTGTGCCTCCTGATTTTGATCCAATGGAAAACTCCCTTTATCAAGATGCTGAAGTGACTCTAGATGTTCAGAGAAGTGATACta GTCCATTTGAATCTCATAAGGCAAACAAAGTGGCTGCAGTGACTCGAGATGTTCAGAGAA GTCCATTTGAATCTCAAAAGGCAAAAAAAGTGGCTGAAGTGACTCGAGATGTTCAGAGAAGTGAAACtggtattttattttcttctgtgTAA